In Chryseobacterium camelliae, one DNA window encodes the following:
- a CDS encoding WxcM-like domain-containing protein: MDLSHLILDDGINQREVFLNHPNKALHIVPGIWREMKDFSSGSICLVLASINYSEKDYMRDYDTFLNYRKNG; encoded by the coding sequence GTGGATCTTTCACATTTGATTTTGGACGATGGTATTAATCAACGTGAGGTATTCCTAAATCATCCTAACAAAGCTTTACATATCGTTCCTGGAATCTGGAGAGAAATGAAGGATTTTTCCAGTGGAAGTATTTGTCTGGTACTCGCATCAATAAATTATTCGGAGAAAGATTATATGAGAGATTATGATACATTTTTAAATTACAGAAAAAATGGCTAG
- a CDS encoding DegT/DnrJ/EryC1/StrS family aminotransferase, giving the protein MVKFLDLQKINLAHQQEIEDKLLAVFRSGWYLLGNEVKNFEEHLSAYIGSPQAIGVANGLDALRLILRGYIGLGIMKQGDEIIVPANTYIASVLAISDNGLVPVFVEPDINNYNIDISKIEEKITEKTKAIMIVHLYGRIVFSDDLKKLANRHDLKIIEDNAQAIGADYNGRKSGNLGDAAGFSFYPGKNLGALGDAGAITTNDENLADVIRALANYGSNQKYINTYKGLNSRLDEIQAGILDIKLRYIDQENELRRKVAKKYLSEITNPKIILPEYPVNELEHVWHLFVIRTEDRENFQNYLSSNNIQTLIHYPVPPHKQEAYKEYNSLNFPVTEKIHEEVLSLPLSPYISAEEVDFVIKTINYYK; this is encoded by the coding sequence ATGGTTAAGTTTCTTGATTTGCAGAAAATAAATCTTGCCCATCAGCAGGAAATTGAAGATAAATTATTGGCTGTATTTCGTTCCGGTTGGTATTTACTAGGAAATGAAGTGAAAAATTTTGAAGAACATTTATCAGCATATATTGGTTCTCCTCAGGCTATCGGAGTAGCTAACGGTTTGGATGCCTTAAGATTAATATTGAGAGGGTATATAGGATTGGGAATAATGAAACAAGGGGACGAGATTATTGTTCCGGCAAATACCTATATTGCTTCCGTTTTAGCGATTTCTGACAATGGCCTAGTTCCTGTATTTGTTGAGCCTGATATTAATAATTATAATATTGACATCTCCAAAATTGAAGAGAAGATTACTGAGAAAACAAAGGCTATAATGATTGTTCACTTATATGGCAGAATTGTCTTTTCTGATGATTTAAAAAAATTAGCCAATAGACACGATCTGAAAATTATTGAGGATAATGCTCAGGCAATCGGTGCAGACTATAATGGAAGAAAAAGCGGAAATTTAGGTGATGCAGCAGGATTCAGTTTTTATCCTGGGAAAAACCTTGGAGCTTTAGGTGATGCCGGTGCAATAACAACCAATGATGAAAATTTAGCAGATGTAATTAGGGCTTTAGCCAATTACGGATCAAATCAAAAATACATCAATACCTACAAAGGCTTAAATTCAAGATTGGATGAAATTCAGGCTGGAATTCTGGATATTAAGCTTAGATATATTGATCAGGAAAATGAACTTAGGAGGAAAGTGGCAAAAAAATACCTTTCCGAAATCACTAATCCGAAAATAATCCTTCCTGAGTACCCTGTAAATGAACTTGAACATGTTTGGCACCTCTTTGTAATCAGGACAGAAGATAGAGAGAACTTTCAAAACTACCTGTCCTCAAATAATATTCAAACATTAATTCATTATCCTGTTCCGCCACATAAACAGGAGGCTTATAAGGAATATAATAGTCTGAATTTTCCTGTTACTGAAAAAATACACGAAGAAGTTTTAAGCCTTCCCCTCAGTCCATATATTTCTGCAGAAGAAGTAGATTTTGTAATAAAAACTATAAACTACTACAAATGA
- a CDS encoding mannose-1-phosphate guanylyltransferase — protein sequence MKKYNVILSGGIGSRLWPLSRKQHPKQFLKLFSGKALFELTAERNQKLVDEIMVVGNTDHIEWSKQLLQDICLPKTFITETAARNTAAAIAFAALAVDPDDILIITPSDHLIQNQDDYEQAIKQAVELGKKDFLVTFGVVPSRPETGYGYIEYEGKDVLSFREKPNTETAQEFLERGTFLWNSGMFCFKAGIFLEELKRYQPEILEKCMETWQISENYCLDTKSSLQIPSISIDYAVMERSKKIKVVPAYFRWNDLGSFESLYDYLRSAGHPVDDNGNMVIGTDIFTAFVGLKDSILVHTPDAILILQKERSQDVKKIYNQLEKYKSTLR from the coding sequence ATGAAGAAATATAATGTAATTTTATCAGGAGGCATAGGAAGCAGACTCTGGCCTCTTTCACGCAAACAGCATCCCAAACAGTTTCTGAAATTATTTTCGGGTAAGGCATTATTTGAGTTAACTGCTGAACGTAATCAGAAATTAGTTGATGAAATTATGGTTGTTGGAAATACAGATCACATTGAGTGGAGTAAACAGCTTTTACAGGATATTTGTCTTCCCAAAACTTTTATTACAGAGACTGCTGCCAGAAATACTGCTGCAGCAATCGCATTCGCTGCGTTAGCAGTTGATCCTGACGATATTTTAATTATCACACCTTCTGACCATTTAATACAAAACCAGGATGATTATGAGCAGGCTATAAAGCAAGCTGTAGAACTGGGTAAAAAAGACTTTTTAGTTACGTTTGGGGTTGTTCCATCCAGGCCTGAAACAGGGTATGGTTATATTGAATATGAAGGTAAAGATGTTTTATCCTTCAGGGAAAAACCAAATACTGAAACGGCTCAAGAATTTTTGGAAAGAGGAACTTTTCTATGGAATTCGGGTATGTTCTGTTTCAAAGCGGGAATTTTCTTAGAAGAGCTGAAAAGATATCAGCCGGAAATTCTTGAGAAATGTATGGAAACCTGGCAAATATCAGAAAATTATTGTTTAGACACAAAATCTTCTCTTCAGATTCCGTCAATTAGTATTGATTATGCTGTAATGGAAAGATCAAAAAAAATAAAGGTTGTTCCTGCATACTTCCGGTGGAATGATTTGGGGTCTTTTGAATCTCTGTATGATTATTTAAGATCTGCGGGTCATCCGGTTGACGATAATGGAAACATGGTTATTGGTACAGATATTTTTACAGCATTTGTAGGGCTTAAAGATTCTATATTAGTTCATACTCCCGATGCAATATTGATTCTTCAGAAAGAAAGATCACAGGATGTAAAAAAGATTTATAATCAACTGGAAAAATATAAATCTACTTTAAGATAA
- a CDS encoding GDP-L-fucose synthase family protein, with amino-acid sequence MSKESKIYIAGHRGMVGSAIWRQLSEKGYTRLIGLKSNELDLRNQAAVAEFFKVNKPEVVIDAAAKVGGILANNTYPYQFLMENMQIQNNLIDAAHNNDVEKFIFLGSSCIYPKLAPQPLKEEYLLTDSLEPTNEWYALAKITGVKACEAIRKQFGKDYVSLMPTNLYGTHDNFDLNTSHVLPAMIRKFHDAKMNGNSPVTVWGSGTPMREFLYVDDMAASVIFALENTLPEHLYNVGTGTDLSIKELAEMIQKIVGHTGNIIWDQEKPDGTPRKLMDVSKMHELGWKHTTNLEEGITRTYQWFLDNISNFKEVKIH; translated from the coding sequence ATTTCAAAGGAGTCAAAAATATATATTGCAGGACACCGCGGAATGGTAGGATCTGCTATATGGAGGCAATTATCGGAAAAAGGATATACCCGTTTGATTGGATTAAAAAGTAATGAACTTGATTTAAGAAACCAGGCAGCAGTAGCTGAGTTTTTTAAAGTTAATAAGCCCGAAGTGGTTATTGATGCAGCGGCAAAAGTAGGAGGTATTTTAGCTAATAATACGTATCCTTATCAGTTTTTAATGGAAAACATGCAAATCCAAAATAATCTGATTGATGCAGCACATAATAATGATGTTGAAAAATTTATTTTTTTGGGATCATCTTGCATTTATCCGAAACTTGCACCACAACCTTTAAAGGAAGAATATCTTTTAACAGATTCTCTTGAACCTACAAATGAGTGGTATGCATTGGCAAAGATTACCGGTGTTAAAGCATGTGAAGCGATTAGAAAACAGTTTGGGAAGGATTACGTATCCTTGATGCCAACCAACTTATATGGTACTCATGATAATTTTGATCTCAATACCTCACATGTTTTACCAGCTATGATCCGTAAATTTCATGATGCCAAGATGAATGGCAATTCTCCTGTAACAGTATGGGGTTCTGGGACGCCTATGAGAGAATTCCTGTACGTAGATGATATGGCAGCCTCTGTTATTTTTGCTTTGGAAAATACTCTTCCGGAGCATTTATATAATGTAGGAACAGGAACTGATTTAAGCATTAAAGAATTAGCTGAGATGATCCAAAAAATCGTTGGCCACACAGGAAATATAATTTGGGATCAGGAAAAACCAGATGGAACTCCAAGAAAACTGATGGATGTATCTAAAATGCATGAATTAGGCTGGAAACATACAACTAATCTTGAAGAAGGGATTACTAGAACTTACCAGTGGTTTTTAGATAATATTAGCAATTTTAAAGAAGTAAAAATACACTGA
- a CDS encoding GumC family protein: MDHNYLQEKAQNDTFNLREIIKPYLYRWYWFILGVLATIIFAWFLLRYTIPVYNTEATLLIKEVKKSTSGQPEMSVISELGGIGGMGTNSIDNEIEIFKSKKLMLSVVKELGLETNIYAKGNLKDSELYKESAPFVVRVISEKRNAVYPNKEVLAIVNNNNITIKSESFKKDIQVEFNKAVTMPFGIVIFQKNPLFNKSAVDTGKYILQFMSGIDRTRSLLSQLNVSLVQKEATVLKISMSSEVPEKAQDILNRLAVNYNREANLDKNSEAQKTASFIDERIKLIGEELGKVETQKEDFKVQNNIADIKAEAELSLENAAKIRQTQIDNESQLELVNSLIGYLNKQGAYQVLPLNVGLTDSNTASDITMYNQLITERERLLASSTTANPLVQDITKQIGNMRTAISESLRKSRSALQIVNANIQSEQNRLSGRISKVPVQEKLFRSIERQQNIKEQLYLLLLQKREEAAISLAIAAPKARIVDDALTNPTPVSPKKSIIYLGALLIGLLIPFVIIYVLELFNNKLQTKKDLEKLSMGPAVVGELPSLEKGHSELIQLNDLSPLAEAFRILITNINFMLPKNSKGNVIFVTSSVKGEGKTFTAVNLALTLATPRKKVVIIGSDIRNPQLQRYNENRRGLVGLSEYMYDQQVQTSEIIHSSTFNPYCDVIYSGAITPNPTELLSNGRYQHLVESLKSEYDYIILDTAPLMLVTDSFIIADVADVTVYVTRSNFTEKELVLFANAQIADKKIKNVVFVLNDVKDKFRAYGNKYGYGYSADEAKPWWKKLFD; the protein is encoded by the coding sequence GTGGATCACAATTATTTGCAGGAAAAGGCTCAGAACGACACCTTTAATCTCAGAGAAATTATTAAACCTTATTTATACCGCTGGTATTGGTTTATTTTAGGAGTTTTAGCAACAATTATTTTTGCATGGTTTCTTCTGAGGTATACTATCCCGGTATATAATACTGAGGCAACATTATTGATAAAAGAAGTTAAAAAATCTACTTCTGGCCAGCCTGAGATGTCTGTAATTTCCGAGCTTGGTGGTATTGGTGGAATGGGTACCAATTCAATTGATAATGAAATAGAGATTTTTAAATCTAAAAAACTCATGTTGTCAGTTGTTAAAGAATTGGGGTTAGAAACCAATATTTATGCGAAGGGAAATTTGAAAGATTCTGAACTATATAAAGAGTCTGCTCCATTCGTAGTAAGAGTTATCAGTGAAAAGCGTAATGCCGTATATCCAAATAAAGAAGTTTTAGCAATTGTTAATAATAACAATATTACAATTAAGTCTGAAAGTTTTAAGAAGGATATACAGGTGGAATTTAATAAAGCCGTAACAATGCCCTTTGGTATTGTAATCTTTCAAAAGAATCCATTATTTAATAAATCTGCGGTAGATACGGGTAAGTACATTCTGCAATTTATGTCTGGTATTGATAGAACAAGAAGTTTGTTAAGCCAACTTAATGTAAGTTTAGTGCAGAAAGAAGCAACTGTACTTAAAATTTCCATGAGTTCTGAAGTTCCAGAAAAAGCTCAGGATATTCTTAATCGTTTAGCAGTTAATTATAACCGTGAGGCAAATCTCGATAAAAATTCGGAAGCACAAAAGACAGCTAGTTTTATTGATGAAAGAATTAAACTGATTGGAGAAGAATTAGGAAAAGTAGAAACACAGAAGGAAGATTTTAAAGTTCAGAACAATATTGCTGATATTAAAGCAGAAGCAGAGTTATCATTGGAGAACGCAGCTAAAATCCGGCAGACACAGATCGATAATGAATCTCAATTAGAGTTAGTAAACAGTTTGATTGGATACCTCAATAAACAGGGAGCTTACCAGGTGCTTCCTCTTAATGTGGGATTAACGGACTCTAATACGGCATCTGATATTACCATGTATAATCAGTTGATTACTGAGCGTGAAAGGCTTTTAGCGAGTTCTACTACCGCTAATCCATTAGTTCAGGATATTACCAAGCAAATAGGAAATATGCGTACTGCAATTTCCGAAAGCCTTCGAAAAAGTAGATCTGCACTTCAGATTGTTAATGCAAATATTCAGTCAGAACAGAATAGGCTTTCCGGAAGGATTTCTAAGGTTCCTGTACAGGAAAAACTTTTCAGAAGTATAGAAAGACAACAGAATATAAAAGAGCAATTATATTTATTATTATTGCAAAAAAGGGAAGAAGCGGCTATATCACTCGCTATAGCAGCGCCGAAAGCAAGGATTGTAGATGATGCTCTTACTAATCCTACACCAGTATCACCTAAAAAAAGCATCATTTATTTAGGTGCTTTATTGATAGGTTTGCTTATTCCATTTGTAATTATATATGTATTAGAATTGTTTAATAATAAACTACAGACCAAAAAGGATTTGGAAAAACTTTCTATGGGTCCTGCTGTAGTAGGAGAGTTACCATCTTTAGAAAAAGGGCATTCGGAATTAATACAGCTTAATGATCTTTCGCCATTAGCAGAAGCATTCCGAATACTCATTACCAATATTAATTTTATGCTGCCTAAGAATAGCAAAGGAAATGTAATTTTTGTTACTTCTTCAGTAAAGGGTGAAGGGAAAACGTTTACAGCAGTTAATCTTGCCCTTACATTGGCTACACCGCGAAAAAAAGTTGTCATCATAGGTTCGGATATAAGAAATCCTCAATTACAACGATATAATGAAAATAGAAGAGGCTTAGTAGGACTTTCAGAATATATGTATGATCAGCAGGTTCAGACATCTGAAATTATTCATTCTAGCACTTTTAATCCGTATTGTGATGTCATTTATTCCGGCGCCATTACACCTAATCCGACCGAGTTATTGTCAAACGGGAGATATCAGCATCTGGTAGAAAGTTTAAAGTCTGAATATGATTATATCATTTTAGATACAGCTCCGTTGATGCTCGTTACCGATTCTTTTATCATAGCAGATGTTGCTGATGTCACTGTATATGTTACCAGATCAAATTTTACAGAGAAAGAATTAGTTTTATTTGCTAATGCACAAATTGCTGATAAGAAAATAAAAAATGTTGTATTTGTACTTAATGATGTAAAAGATAAATTCAGGGCGTACGGGAACAAATATGGTTATGGATATTCAGCTGATGAAGCTAAGCCTTGGTGGAAAAAGCTTTTCGATTAA
- the gmd gene encoding GDP-mannose 4,6-dehydratase → MKIALITGVTGQDGSYLAELLLEKGYRVHGIKRRASSFNTQRIDHLYQDQHEQNVNFTLHYGDLTDSTNIIRIIQEVQPDEIYNLGAMSHVKVSFDSPEYVANVDGIGTLRILEAVRILGLEKKTKIYQASTSELYGGLPENKNEKGFYDENSPFYPRSPYGAAKIYGFWITKNYREAYGMFACNGILFNHESPRRGETFVTRKITMATAAIAKGKQECLYLGNLNALRDWGHAKDYVEAMWRILQQDKPDDFVIATGVTTSVRDFVRMAFREVGVELEFEGENEREIARVIACNNPSYQLEIGKIVVSVDPEYYRPTEVDLLIGDPTKSKTQLGWTPKYDLKALIKEMIENDLKLN, encoded by the coding sequence ATGAAAATAGCATTAATAACAGGAGTTACTGGCCAAGATGGTTCATATCTGGCAGAACTTTTATTAGAAAAAGGGTATAGAGTTCATGGGATTAAAAGGAGAGCTTCTTCATTTAATACTCAAAGAATAGATCATTTGTATCAGGATCAGCATGAGCAAAATGTTAATTTTACCCTACATTATGGTGATTTGACAGATTCTACAAATATTATACGAATTATCCAGGAAGTACAGCCGGATGAAATCTATAATTTAGGAGCAATGTCACATGTAAAGGTATCATTTGATTCACCTGAATATGTAGCTAATGTAGATGGTATAGGTACTTTAAGAATTCTTGAAGCTGTACGTATATTAGGATTGGAGAAAAAAACTAAAATATATCAGGCTTCTACATCTGAATTATACGGAGGATTACCGGAAAATAAGAACGAAAAAGGTTTTTATGATGAAAATTCTCCTTTTTATCCGCGTTCACCCTATGGTGCAGCTAAGATTTATGGTTTCTGGATTACAAAAAATTATCGTGAGGCTTATGGAATGTTTGCCTGTAATGGTATTTTATTTAACCATGAGTCACCAAGAAGAGGAGAGACTTTTGTAACACGTAAAATTACTATGGCGACGGCTGCAATTGCTAAAGGTAAACAAGAATGCCTTTACTTAGGTAATTTGAATGCATTACGTGACTGGGGACATGCTAAAGATTATGTTGAAGCTATGTGGAGAATTTTGCAACAGGATAAGCCGGATGACTTTGTTATTGCTACAGGAGTCACTACTTCTGTAAGAGATTTTGTGCGCATGGCATTTCGGGAAGTTGGTGTAGAACTGGAATTCGAAGGTGAAAATGAAAGAGAAATAGCAAGAGTTATTGCATGTAATAATCCGTCATATCAGCTTGAGATTGGAAAAATAGTCGTTTCTGTTGACCCTGAATACTATCGGCCAACTGAAGTAGATTTATTAATTGGTGATCCTACCAAATCTAAGACTCAATTAGGATGGACTCCTAAGTATGATCTTAAGGCATTAATAAAGGAAATGATTGAAAACGATCTAAAATTAAATTGA
- a CDS encoding WxcM-like domain-containing protein — MKFNVDDCNIVELPIVHDTNGNITVIENNINIPFNIRRIYYLYDVPMGAERGGHAHYELEQYIVAASGSFTFDFGRWY; from the coding sequence ATGAAATTTAATGTTGATGACTGCAATATTGTTGAACTGCCAATTGTTCATGACACAAACGGAAATATTACTGTTATAGAGAATAATATCAATATTCCCTTTAATATACGTAGAATATACTATTTATATGATGTTCCTATGGGAGCTGAAAGAGGCGGACATGCTCATTATGAGCTTGAGCAATATATAGTAGCAGCTAGTGGATCTTTCACATTTGATTTTGGACGATGGTATTAA
- a CDS encoding oligosaccharide flippase family protein, with product MSNNRSYKDTFKNTLAFGGVQILTILISLIRGKAIAMLLGPIGMGINNLFVSSLNIITTFTELGLELSAVREISGNKDDKEKVSKKIRITERLFIFCGVLGAVITALLSPLLSQWTFGNHNYTYSFVLLSFFVFFTAINKSYQTVLRGLQKINMIIKSGIVGSLASLVFSIPFFYFFKENGIVPSLIVTIVATLISSWFFRRKIVISKVQVSIKDIFKDGKEMVQLGIMLIIANFLGILTKYLINIYIGKTGNLADIGFYGAAISIGSQYVGFILASLSADYFPRLSSVNTDAIQMNKVVNEQSEVVLLLATPLLILMMITAPLMIRILLSKEFLVIESFIRFIAIGSFFQVSSFCMGYISFAKNDRKVYLFLEGGLSNILQLIFSILGYYFFGLKGLATAFLLVYFFYFIIITLFTRFKYKYKLDNTTIKILALSCTFVLIVFMIYYFLDNVTANILSCLIFAVTVLVNYYFLNKRLDLKSAILNKIRKKK from the coding sequence ATGAGTAATAACAGAAGTTACAAAGATACCTTTAAAAATACACTTGCTTTTGGGGGAGTCCAGATACTTACCATACTGATCTCTCTAATCAGAGGAAAAGCGATAGCAATGTTATTGGGACCAATAGGAATGGGAATTAATAACCTTTTTGTATCGAGCTTGAATATTATTACTACATTTACTGAACTTGGATTAGAATTAAGTGCTGTTCGTGAAATTTCAGGAAATAAAGATGATAAAGAAAAAGTTTCAAAAAAAATAAGGATTACAGAAAGACTTTTCATCTTTTGCGGTGTTCTTGGAGCAGTCATTACAGCATTACTTTCGCCATTATTAAGCCAATGGACCTTTGGGAATCATAACTATACCTATTCTTTTGTTTTATTATCATTTTTTGTTTTTTTTACAGCAATCAATAAATCATATCAAACGGTTTTGCGAGGCCTTCAGAAGATAAATATGATTATTAAATCAGGAATTGTAGGATCTCTGGCTAGCTTGGTATTTTCAATCCCTTTTTTTTATTTTTTTAAGGAAAACGGAATTGTTCCTTCGTTGATTGTAACTATTGTTGCCACCTTAATCAGTTCATGGTTTTTCCGAAGAAAAATTGTTATATCTAAGGTTCAGGTTTCAATCAAAGATATCTTCAAAGACGGAAAGGAAATGGTACAACTGGGCATCATGCTTATTATAGCTAATTTCCTAGGCATTTTAACAAAATACCTTATCAATATTTATATAGGTAAAACAGGGAATCTCGCCGATATCGGATTCTATGGTGCTGCCATAAGTATTGGCAGTCAGTATGTAGGTTTTATTCTGGCATCCTTAAGTGCAGATTATTTTCCAAGGCTTTCTTCTGTAAATACAGATGCCATTCAAATGAATAAGGTTGTAAATGAACAGTCGGAAGTTGTTCTGCTTCTTGCGACTCCATTGTTAATATTAATGATGATTACTGCCCCTTTGATGATCAGAATATTGCTTTCCAAAGAGTTTTTAGTAATAGAAAGTTTTATACGATTTATAGCTATTGGATCCTTTTTTCAGGTCTCATCTTTTTGTATGGGATATATATCCTTTGCGAAAAATGACAGAAAGGTATACTTGTTCTTAGAAGGAGGGCTTAGTAATATTCTTCAATTAATCTTTAGTATTCTAGGGTATTATTTTTTTGGATTGAAAGGACTTGCAACAGCATTTTTGCTGGTTTATTTTTTTTATTTTATTATAATAACCCTTTTCACAAGATTTAAGTATAAATATAAGTTGGATAATACAACGATAAAAATTCTTGCACTTTCATGTACATTTGTTCTTATTGTTTTTATGATTTATTATTTTCTGGATAATGTTACGGCAAATATTTTATCATGCTTAATTTTTGCTGTAACTGTACTCGTTAATTATTATTTTTTAAATAAAAGACTGGACCTAAAAAGCGCTATTTTGAATAAAATAAGAAAGAAAAAATAG
- a CDS encoding nucleotide sugar dehydrogenase codes for MNKKYKIAIIGLGYVGLPLARLFATKYAVVGFDINHQRVSELNEGHDSTREIEDDVLMPVIVKQNPLEYDALKGLYCSSDSVDIKNADIYIITVPTPIDRHNRPDLNPLYNASETVGKVLKKGDIVIYESTVYPGVTEEECIPVLEKFSGLKFNEDFFAGYSPERINPGDKEHTVEKIRKVTSGSTPEIGQVVDNLYKSVITAGTHLAPTIKVAEASKVIENSQRDVNIAFMNELAKIFSLMDIDTHDVLEAAGTKWNFLPFKPGLVGGHCIGVDPFYLAQKAQEIGYYSELILSARRLNDSMGSFVASQVIKLMIDKEIQVKGANILNLGITFKENCPDIRNSKAIDIVNNLKEYGSEITVYDPWANPFEVKKEYEIISHQDFSAIKKQYDVIILTVSHHEFLTLDLKALLKNNGIVYDVKGVLTKENVHKRL; via the coding sequence ATGAATAAAAAATATAAAATAGCAATAATTGGATTAGGATATGTAGGTTTACCCTTAGCTAGGCTATTTGCTACGAAATATGCTGTTGTTGGCTTTGATATTAATCATCAAAGAGTTAGTGAACTTAATGAAGGGCATGATTCAACAAGAGAAATTGAAGATGACGTATTAATGCCTGTCATAGTTAAACAAAATCCACTTGAATATGATGCACTAAAGGGACTATATTGTTCATCTGATTCTGTAGATATTAAAAATGCTGATATATATATAATAACAGTTCCTACCCCTATTGACCGTCACAACAGACCAGATCTTAATCCATTGTACAACGCTAGCGAAACAGTTGGTAAGGTATTAAAAAAGGGTGATATTGTTATTTATGAATCGACAGTATATCCTGGAGTAACAGAAGAAGAATGTATTCCTGTACTTGAAAAATTTTCCGGCTTGAAGTTTAATGAGGATTTTTTTGCAGGCTATTCACCTGAAAGAATTAACCCGGGTGATAAGGAGCATACAGTAGAAAAAATTCGTAAAGTAACTTCAGGTTCTACTCCTGAAATTGGACAGGTTGTAGATAATTTATATAAATCTGTTATAACAGCAGGTACACATTTGGCACCAACCATTAAAGTAGCTGAAGCTTCAAAGGTTATTGAAAATTCTCAAAGGGATGTCAATATTGCTTTTATGAATGAATTGGCCAAGATTTTTTCCCTAATGGATATTGATACTCATGATGTATTGGAGGCAGCAGGAACAAAGTGGAATTTTCTTCCTTTCAAGCCCGGTCTAGTAGGTGGACATTGCATTGGGGTTGATCCATTTTATCTAGCACAAAAAGCTCAAGAAATCGGCTATTATTCAGAATTAATTTTGAGTGCCAGGAGGCTTAATGATTCTATGGGATCTTTTGTTGCGTCACAGGTTATTAAACTCATGATTGATAAGGAAATTCAAGTAAAAGGTGCCAACATACTTAATTTAGGAATTACCTTTAAGGAAAATTGTCCAGATATAAGAAATTCAAAAGCGATCGATATTGTTAATAATCTCAAAGAGTATGGTAGTGAGATAACCGTATATGACCCATGGGCCAATCCTTTTGAGGTTAAAAAAGAATATGAGATAATATCTCATCAAGACTTTTCTGCTATAAAAAAACAATATGATGTAATAATACTTACTGTGTCACATCATGAATTTTTGACTTTAGATTTAAAAGCTTTGCTTAAAAATAATGGAATAGTTTACGATGTTAAAGGGGTTCTTACAAAAGAGAATGTACATAAAAGGCTGTAA
- a CDS encoding sugar 3,4-ketoisomerase, translating into MNFPAIMNLPKILDKRGNLSFFEYPSQLPFEIVRTYWIYDVPGGEVRGSHAFKEQQEFIIALSGSFDVILNDGEKEYRFSLNRSYYGLYVPKMYWRKLENFSTNSLALIVSDKPYSENDYIRDFNQFKKMRNEI; encoded by the coding sequence ATGAATTTTCCTGCCATTATGAATCTTCCAAAAATATTGGATAAGAGAGGAAATTTGTCTTTTTTTGAATATCCATCTCAATTACCTTTCGAAATTGTTCGAACATATTGGATTTATGATGTTCCGGGAGGTGAAGTAAGAGGAAGTCATGCTTTTAAAGAACAACAGGAGTTTATTATCGCACTTTCCGGAAGCTTTGATGTCATACTTAATGATGGTGAAAAAGAATATCGCTTTTCGTTGAACAGATCTTATTATGGTTTATATGTACCTAAAATGTATTGGAGAAAACTGGAAAATTTTTCAACAAATTCATTAGCCCTGATAGTTTCTGATAAGCCTTATAGTGAAAATGATTACATAAGAGATTTTAATCAATTTAAAAAAATGAGGAATGAAATTTAA
- a CDS encoding acyltransferase gives MARIHPLSDVQSENIGANTMIWQYCVVLKGAVIGENCNINCQVLVENDVLIGNNVTVKPGVQIWDGITIEDNVFIGPNVTFTNDLVPRSKKYPEAFVRTVVKKGASIGANSTIVAGNTIGENALIGAGSVVTKDIPDNTVWFGNPARFRGIIDKNGVITYK, from the coding sequence ATGGCTAGGATCCATCCATTATCAGATGTTCAAAGTGAAAACATCGGCGCAAATACAATGATTTGGCAATACTGTGTAGTTTTAAAGGGCGCGGTCATAGGTGAAAATTGTAATATTAACTGCCAGGTTCTGGTAGAAAATGATGTATTAATTGGTAATAATGTAACTGTAAAACCAGGGGTTCAGATCTGGGATGGAATTACAATAGAGGATAATGTATTCATAGGCCCAAATGTTACCTTTACTAATGATTTAGTTCCACGTTCAAAAAAATATCCGGAAGCTTTTGTGAGAACTGTCGTAAAAAAAGGAGCTTCAATTGGTGCTAACTCCACTATAGTTGCAGGTAATACGATTGGCGAAAATGCCCTTATTGGAGCAGGAAGTGTTGTTACTAAAGATATTCCTGATAATACGGTATGGTTTGGAAACCCTGCAAGATTCAGGGGAATTATAGATAAAAATGGAGTTATCACTTACAAATAA